The Ignavibacteriales bacterium genomic interval CAAATAGTGAAAAGATCGCTGAACTACAGGCAAAACATGAACTAAAACAAAAAGAGCGCGAAACACAACTCTTAGTGAATGAAAATGAATTACAAAAAAAAATTATAGGTTCGCAAAAAATAATTGCTCTTGTAATATCGGTTCTCGCAATTGCCTCAATTATTTTTATTTGGGTATTGTTGCGCAATAGAAATAAGATTTTAAAAGCAAAAGATTTATTGCAGATAAAAAACGAAGAGGTTGAAAACAGCAGAGTTGAGATTAGCAAGAATAATGATGTACTTGCTGGGCTGAATACGACCAAAGATAAATTCTTTTCAATTATTGCTCACGATCTAAGAAATCCGATAGCAGCATTTGTAAATATTTCCGAATTATTGGAGGAAGATTTTGATAAGCTAAGTGAAGCTGACAAAAAGGATATTATCAGCCAGATGAATGTTTCATCTAAAAATTTAATAAGGCTTTTAGAAAACTTGCTTACCTGGGCAAGGTTATCAAATAATAAAATTGAAGTATATCCGGAAAAAGTTTTACTTTCTGATGTAGTTGAAGCTGCAGTACATCCGTATTTGCAGTCCGCGCAAAACAAAAAAATAAAATTAAATGTTAATACCCCAACTGATGTTTTGATTACAACTGATAAATTTATTTTTCAAGCGATTATCGGAAATTTGGTAAACAACGCAATTAAGTTTTCAAATACATTAAGCGAAATTACTGTTGAATTTTATAAACAGAACGAGCACTCTATCTTTTCAGTTAAAGATCATGGTATTGGAATCGAACCATCACAATTAAGAAACATTTTTGTACTTGGTAAGGTTTCTACAGGAAGAGGAACGATGGGCGAATCAGGAACCGGTTTGGGATTAGTTTTAGTTAAAGAATTAGTAGAGAAACTTAACTGGAAAATTAATGTTAAAAGCGAAGTTAATGCAGGAAGCAAGTTTATGATTTATATTCCGAACAGTGACGTTGAATTGTAATAATAATTTTATGTTTAATAATTTGAAATTGATAATCTTATTTAGGATTTTTGCCAGTAAATCTTTATACAGAAACACATCTATATTTTGATAAAATATTAACTAAATAAAAAAAACTTTTTCAGATTTCATCCATTTTTATTATCCACAAAAAATATTTTTTAATAATAAAGAGATATTATGTCTGCAAAAAAAACTAGTTCATCAAAA includes:
- a CDS encoding HAMP domain-containing histidine kinase, with product MLTNSEKIAELQAKHELKQKERETQLLVNENELQKKIIGSQKIIALVISVLAIASIIFIWVLLRNRNKILKAKDLLQIKNEEVENSRVEISKNNDVLAGLNTTKDKFFSIIAHDLRNPIAAFVNISELLEEDFDKLSEADKKDIISQMNVSSKNLIRLLENLLTWARLSNNKIEVYPEKVLLSDVVEAAVHPYLQSAQNKKIKLNVNTPTDVLITTDKFIFQAIIGNLVNNAIKFSNTLSEITVEFYKQNEHSIFSVKDHGIGIEPSQLRNIFVLGKVSTGRGTMGESGTGLGLVLVKELVEKLNWKINVKSEVNAGSKFMIYIPNSDVEL